One Streptomyces sp. L2 genomic window carries:
- the pyk gene encoding pyruvate kinase produces MRRSKIVCTLGPAVDSHEMLVAMIEAGMNVARFNFSHGTHAEHQARYDRVRAAAKETGRAIGVLADLQGPKIRLETFAEGPVELERGDEFVITTEDVPGDKQICGTTYKGLPGDVTRGDQVLINDGNVELKVVDVEGPRVRTIVIEGGVVSDHKGINLPGAAVNVPALSEKDVEDLRFALRMGCDLVALSFVRDAKDVADVHKVMDEEGRRVPVIAKVEKPQAVDNMADVVMAFDGVMVARGDLAVEYPLEKVPMVQKRLIELCRRNAKPVIVATQMMESMITNSRPTRAEASDVANAILDGADAVMLSAESSVGAYPVETVKTMSKIVSAAEQELLSKGLQPLVPGKKPRTQGGSVARAAAEIADFLGGKGLIAFTKSGDTARRLSRYRAAQPILAFTTDEGTRNQLTLSWGVESHVVPFVNSTDEMVDLVDQEVVKLGRFDAGDIVIITAGSPPGVPGTTNMVRVHHLGGAETD; encoded by the coding sequence ATGCGCCGTTCGAAAATCGTCTGTACTCTCGGCCCCGCGGTCGACTCCCACGAGATGCTCGTCGCCATGATCGAGGCGGGCATGAATGTGGCCCGGTTCAACTTCAGCCATGGCACGCACGCCGAACACCAGGCGCGGTACGACCGCGTCCGGGCGGCGGCCAAGGAGACCGGCCGGGCCATCGGTGTCCTCGCCGACCTGCAGGGCCCGAAGATCCGTCTGGAGACCTTCGCCGAGGGTCCGGTCGAGCTGGAGCGCGGTGACGAGTTCGTCATCACGACCGAGGACGTACCGGGTGACAAGCAGATCTGCGGGACGACGTACAAGGGGCTGCCGGGCGACGTCACGCGCGGTGACCAGGTCCTGATCAACGACGGCAACGTCGAGCTGAAGGTCGTGGACGTCGAGGGCCCGCGGGTGCGGACCATCGTCATCGAGGGCGGTGTCGTCTCCGACCACAAGGGCATCAACCTGCCCGGCGCCGCTGTGAACGTGCCGGCGCTGTCCGAGAAGGACGTGGAGGACCTGCGCTTCGCCCTCCGCATGGGCTGCGACCTGGTCGCGCTGTCCTTCGTGCGGGACGCCAAGGACGTGGCCGACGTGCACAAGGTGATGGACGAGGAGGGCCGCCGGGTCCCCGTCATCGCCAAGGTGGAGAAGCCGCAGGCGGTCGACAACATGGCGGACGTCGTCATGGCGTTCGACGGCGTCATGGTCGCCCGCGGTGACCTCGCCGTCGAGTACCCGCTCGAAAAGGTGCCGATGGTCCAGAAGCGCCTGATCGAGCTGTGCCGGCGCAACGCCAAGCCGGTGATCGTGGCGACCCAGATGATGGAGTCGATGATCACCAACTCCCGGCCGACCCGCGCCGAGGCCTCCGACGTGGCCAACGCGATCCTGGACGGCGCCGACGCGGTCATGCTGTCCGCCGAGTCCAGCGTGGGCGCCTACCCGGTCGAGACCGTGAAGACCATGTCGAAGATCGTCAGCGCGGCCGAGCAGGAGCTGCTCTCCAAGGGCCTGCAGCCGCTGGTGCCGGGCAAGAAGCCCCGCACGCAGGGCGGTTCGGTGGCCCGAGCGGCCGCCGAGATCGCCGACTTCCTCGGCGGCAAGGGCCTGATCGCGTTCACCAAGTCCGGTGACACCGCGCGCCGGCTGAGCCGCTACCGCGCCGCCCAGCCGATCCTCGCGTTCACCACCGACGAGGGCACCCGCAACCAGCTCACCCTGAGCTGGGGCGTGGAGTCGCACGTCGTGCCGTTCGTGAACAGCACCGACGAGATGGTCGACCTGGTGGACCAGGAGGTCGTCAAGCTGGGCCGGTTCGACGCGGGCGACATCGTCATCATCACGGCCGGCTCCCCGCCCGGCGTCCCCGGCACCACCAACATGGTCCGCGTCCACCACCTGGGCGGCGCGGAGACCGACTGA
- a CDS encoding DUF6114 domain-containing protein gives MSAETPAAESGQFTARRLQFRAWRGTRPFWAGLFVLLSGLPIIYFPYYHLKFGHLTLAMSTTAGAGSLIIGVLLIVLGVTLWVQKHVRTFAGVAAILLALVSLPVSNFGGFIFGFLLALIGGGMAVAWAPGEPPQAQPGGEAPAEGTAPEAAPYGQGVDGAAFEAPYDHGVDGAIGGGGSQAHGGPAEHDLSGTSPANGANGRHSAG, from the coding sequence ATGAGCGCAGAGACCCCTGCCGCCGAGTCCGGCCAGTTCACCGCCCGGAGGCTGCAGTTCCGCGCCTGGCGGGGCACCCGTCCGTTCTGGGCTGGCCTGTTCGTCCTGCTCAGCGGTCTGCCGATCATCTACTTCCCGTACTACCACCTGAAGTTCGGCCACCTGACGCTGGCGATGTCGACCACGGCGGGTGCGGGATCCCTGATCATCGGCGTGCTGCTGATCGTGCTGGGCGTCACCCTCTGGGTCCAGAAGCACGTGCGCACCTTCGCGGGTGTCGCCGCGATCCTCCTGGCGCTGGTGTCCCTGCCGGTGTCCAACTTCGGCGGCTTCATCTTCGGCTTCCTGCTGGCGCTCATCGGCGGCGGCATGGCCGTGGCGTGGGCGCCCGGCGAGCCCCCGCAGGCGCAGCCGGGCGGAGAGGCCCCGGCGGAGGGCACGGCTCCGGAGGCGGCGCCGTACGGCCAGGGCGTGGACGGGGCGGCCTTCGAGGCGCCTTACGACCACGGCGTGGACGGGGCGATCGGTGGCGGTGGCTCCCAGGCTCATGGCGGGCCGGCGGAGCACGACCTGTCAGGAACGAGCCCGGCCAACGGGGCGAACGGGAGGCACAGTGCCGGCTGA
- a CDS encoding DUF6230 family protein yields MESQVRGGTRWKRFAVVMVPSVAATACIGVALAQGALAASFSVSGQSFKVTADQLDGKGFVQYGAIDSGYSLDGKKAAHPVAVSGFKSAEITNMCQSVVTPDVPIFGSVSLKLTAGSKSPVEASNLYIDVADLDADATFNNINIGVAAKDSTKGPGMKGGGEQANPFGFAQEADSATLKNVKQTAWATTAGTFKLSGLHMSVSTGTHECY; encoded by the coding sequence ATGGAGTCCCAGGTGCGTGGCGGGACCAGATGGAAGCGGTTCGCTGTGGTCATGGTGCCCAGCGTCGCCGCCACGGCGTGCATAGGTGTCGCCCTCGCGCAGGGCGCTCTCGCGGCGTCGTTCAGCGTTTCCGGTCAGTCGTTCAAGGTGACGGCCGACCAGCTCGACGGCAAGGGCTTCGTCCAGTACGGAGCGATCGACTCGGGCTACTCCCTGGACGGCAAGAAGGCGGCTCACCCCGTCGCCGTCTCGGGCTTCAAGTCCGCCGAGATCACCAACATGTGCCAGTCCGTGGTCACCCCGGACGTGCCGATCTTCGGTTCGGTCAGCCTCAAGCTGACGGCCGGCAGCAAGTCCCCTGTCGAGGCGTCCAACCTCTACATCGACGTTGCCGACCTCGACGCCGACGCGACCTTCAACAACATCAACATCGGTGTTGCCGCCAAGGACTCCACCAAGGGTCCGGGCATGAAGGGCGGTGGCGAGCAGGCCAACCCGTTCGGGTTCGCGCAGGAGGCCGACTCCGCCACGCTGAAGAACGTGAAGCAGACGGCGTGGGCGACCACCGCCGGAACCTTCAAGCTGAGCGGTCTGCACATGTCCGTGTCGACCGGAACGCACGAGTGCTACTAG
- a CDS encoding tetratricopeptide repeat protein: protein MQPRNMSMSGVVDLAAVKSAQEAKAKAEQARAEAARQGGGPGAVSPADLVIDVDEAGFERDVLQRSAEVPVVIDFWAEWCQPCKQLSPVLERLAVEYDGRFLLAKIDVDANQMLMQQFGVQGIPAVFAVVAGQALPLFQGAAGEQQIRETLDQLVQVAEQRFGLTGLTVDPDAQPGDAPVSEAPAGPYDALLEAAVQALDAGDLGGAVQAYKNVLSDDPGNPEAKLGLAQAELLQRVQGMDPQAVRTAAAGRPGDAEAQIAAADLDLVGGHVEDAFGRLIETVQRTQGDDRDAVRRRLLELFEVVGAEDPRVIGARRALARALF, encoded by the coding sequence ATGCAGCCACGGAACATGTCCATGAGCGGAGTCGTCGACCTCGCCGCGGTGAAGTCGGCCCAGGAGGCCAAGGCCAAGGCCGAGCAGGCGCGCGCCGAAGCCGCGCGGCAGGGCGGCGGCCCCGGCGCGGTCTCGCCGGCCGATCTCGTCATCGACGTCGACGAGGCCGGGTTCGAGCGGGACGTCCTCCAGCGGTCCGCCGAGGTACCCGTCGTCATCGACTTCTGGGCCGAGTGGTGTCAGCCCTGCAAGCAGCTGAGCCCGGTCCTGGAGCGGCTGGCCGTCGAGTACGACGGCCGCTTCCTGCTCGCCAAGATCGACGTCGACGCCAACCAGATGCTGATGCAGCAGTTCGGCGTGCAGGGCATCCCGGCCGTCTTCGCGGTCGTCGCGGGGCAGGCCCTGCCGCTCTTCCAGGGCGCGGCCGGCGAGCAGCAGATCAGGGAGACCCTGGACCAGCTGGTGCAGGTCGCCGAGCAGCGGTTCGGGCTGACCGGCCTGACGGTCGACCCGGACGCGCAGCCGGGCGACGCCCCGGTGTCCGAGGCGCCGGCGGGGCCGTATGACGCGCTGCTGGAGGCCGCCGTACAGGCGCTGGACGCGGGCGACCTGGGCGGGGCGGTCCAGGCGTACAAGAACGTGCTGAGCGACGACCCGGGCAACCCGGAGGCTAAACTGGGCCTGGCCCAGGCGGAGTTGCTGCAGCGGGTGCAGGGCATGGACCCGCAGGCGGTGCGCACGGCGGCCGCCGGCCGGCCGGGCGACGCCGAGGCCCAGATCGCGGCGGCCGACCTGGACCTGGTGGGCGGTCATGTCGAGGACGCCTTCGGACGGCTGATCGAGACCGTGCAGCGTACGCAGGGTGACGACCGGGACGCGGTACGGCGTCGGCTGCTGGAGCTGTTCGAGGTCGTCGGAGCCGAGGATCCACGGGTGATCGGGGCCCGCAGGGCCCTCGCGCGGGCGCTGTTCTGA
- a CDS encoding TetR/AcrR family transcriptional regulator: MQSPTPAGRPGRPRSAAADAAILAATRAALVELGWSGLSLGDVATRAGVAKTTLYRRWSGKPELVVDAVAELFDELRLPDSGTLAADIEGVVLQFAAILARPEAKSGLMAVVAESTRDEALRERIRASIVERQKRLVLEGRARAQARGELPPEPGPEEADRTADLIFDMVAGAVVHRTLVSGKPADEPWVHSFTQVLLLGLTSLPPAPA; this comes from the coding sequence ATGCAGAGCCCCACCCCCGCCGGCCGTCCCGGCCGCCCGCGCAGCGCCGCCGCGGACGCCGCGATCCTGGCCGCGACGCGGGCGGCGCTGGTGGAACTGGGCTGGTCCGGGCTCTCCCTGGGAGACGTCGCGACCCGGGCCGGGGTTGCCAAGACGACCCTGTACCGCCGCTGGTCCGGCAAGCCCGAACTGGTCGTCGACGCGGTCGCCGAACTCTTCGACGAACTCCGGCTGCCCGACAGCGGGACGCTGGCCGCGGACATCGAGGGCGTGGTCCTGCAGTTCGCCGCGATCCTGGCCCGGCCGGAGGCCAAGAGCGGCCTGATGGCGGTGGTGGCCGAGTCGACCCGGGACGAGGCGTTGCGCGAACGCATCCGGGCGTCGATCGTCGAGCGGCAGAAGCGGCTGGTTCTGGAGGGCCGGGCGCGTGCCCAGGCGCGCGGCGAACTCCCTCCGGAGCCCGGGCCCGAGGAAGCCGACCGCACCGCCGACCTCATCTTCGACATGGTCGCGGGCGCGGTGGTCCACCGGACCCTGGTCAGCGGCAAACCGGCCGACGAACCCTGGGTCCACAGCTTCACCCAGGTCCTCCTCCTGGGCCTGACGTCCCTCCCTCCGGCCCCGGCATAA